From the Cupriavidus necator N-1 genome, one window contains:
- a CDS encoding amino acid ABC transporter permease, which yields MNYQFEWTPVLSQLDRFAEGAAMTLALSFGSILLGTAVGTAGAIAAAFGSPWLQRATRAYVEAIRNTPFLIQLFIIFFGLPTVGLQIDAVTAAVIAMTVNLGAYSTEIIRAGLQAVHRSQLEAAAALGMTRWQLIRHVALVPAFEKVYPALTSQFTLMMLTSSVVSTISVEELTAVASQVDSQTFRTFESYILVMFIYIGLALLLRAMFGLIGNLVFKRRRVVARARKLARTAPVMPLAQADLTAAVAGSAK from the coding sequence ATGAACTACCAATTCGAATGGACCCCGGTGTTGTCGCAGCTGGATCGCTTCGCGGAAGGCGCGGCGATGACGCTGGCGCTCAGCTTCGGCTCGATCCTGCTTGGCACCGCGGTCGGCACCGCCGGCGCCATTGCCGCCGCTTTTGGCAGCCCCTGGCTGCAGCGTGCCACCAGGGCATATGTCGAAGCCATCCGCAACACGCCCTTCCTGATCCAGCTCTTCATCATCTTCTTCGGCTTGCCCACCGTTGGCCTGCAGATCGATGCCGTCACCGCCGCGGTGATTGCGATGACCGTCAACCTCGGCGCTTACTCGACGGAAATCATCCGGGCCGGTCTGCAGGCGGTGCACCGTTCGCAGCTTGAAGCCGCCGCCGCGCTGGGCATGACACGCTGGCAGCTGATCCGCCACGTCGCGCTGGTGCCGGCCTTCGAGAAGGTCTATCCGGCCCTGACCAGCCAGTTCACGCTGATGATGCTGACGTCGAGCGTGGTGTCGACGATCTCGGTGGAAGAGCTGACGGCGGTCGCCAGCCAGGTCGATTCGCAGACCTTCCGCACCTTCGAGAGCTACATCCTCGTCATGTTCATCTATATCGGGCTGGCACTGCTGCTGCGCGCCATGTTCGGGCTGATCGGCAACCTGGTGTTCAAGCGGCGCCGCGTGGTGGCGCGCGCACGAAAGCTGGCCCGCACAGCCCCGGTCATGCCGCTGGCGCAGGCGGATCTGACGGCAGCGGTTGCAGGGAGCGCGAAATGA
- a CDS encoding organic hydroperoxide resistance protein, with translation MTRIEKVLYTGKVHITAGGRDGEAHSDDGRLNLQLSSPGTKGPGTNPEQLLAAGWSACFIGAIGLAAGKMKVKLPAELSVDAEVDLGSAGEAYLLQARLNVHIPGIDREVAQALVDTAHRTCPYSKALHGSIHVETKLV, from the coding sequence ATGACCCGTATCGAAAAAGTGCTGTACACCGGCAAAGTCCACATCACCGCAGGCGGACGCGACGGCGAAGCCCACAGCGACGACGGCCGGCTGAACCTTCAACTGTCCTCGCCGGGCACCAAAGGCCCGGGCACGAACCCGGAGCAATTGCTCGCCGCGGGATGGTCGGCGTGCTTTATCGGCGCGATCGGGCTGGCCGCCGGCAAGATGAAAGTGAAGCTGCCGGCCGAGCTTTCGGTCGACGCCGAAGTTGACCTGGGCAGCGCTGGCGAGGCCTATTTGCTGCAGGCCCGGCTCAATGTCCACATCCCCGGCATCGACCGTGAAGTGGCCCAGGCACTGGTGGATACCGCGCACCGGACCTGCCCGTACTCGAAGGCCCTGCACGGCAGCATCCACGTCGAAACCAAGCTGGTCTGA
- a CDS encoding 2-hydroxyacid dehydrogenase: MRKNVLVFRPIPDDLLARIESEHDVIVADPRQPAQRPAFRAALANAHGLIGSSVKLGAVELADASRLEVISSISVGVDNYDLPCLHRRGITLCHTPGVLTETTADTVFALIMATSRRLVELAAHVSEGRWTANIGESLFGWDVHGKTLAILGFGRIGQAVARRAALGFGMEVVYVNETAAEPPDLVGRATWTELDDALHRADIVAVTLPLTDSTRGLMGRREFALMKPGAIFVNGARGQIVQEDALLAALDSGHLRAAGLDVFATEPLPQDSPLRSHPKVTALPHIGSATHETRRAMADLATRNLLDALAGRQPVARFDLAAFAVQAAA, from the coding sequence ATGCGCAAGAATGTTCTGGTGTTCCGCCCGATTCCTGATGACCTGCTCGCCAGGATCGAGTCGGAACACGATGTGATCGTGGCCGACCCGCGCCAGCCGGCACAACGGCCGGCCTTCCGCGCCGCGCTGGCCAACGCCCATGGCCTGATCGGCTCCAGCGTGAAGCTCGGCGCCGTGGAACTGGCCGACGCCAGCCGGCTGGAGGTGATCTCGAGTATTTCGGTCGGAGTCGACAACTACGACCTTCCCTGCCTGCACCGGCGCGGCATCACCCTGTGCCATACGCCCGGCGTACTCACCGAGACCACCGCCGACACCGTCTTCGCGCTTATCATGGCCACGAGCCGCCGCCTGGTCGAGCTGGCGGCCCATGTGAGCGAAGGCCGCTGGACTGCCAATATCGGCGAAAGCCTGTTCGGCTGGGACGTCCACGGCAAGACCCTGGCGATCCTGGGCTTCGGACGCATCGGCCAGGCTGTGGCGCGACGCGCGGCGCTCGGCTTCGGCATGGAGGTGGTCTACGTCAACGAGACCGCCGCGGAGCCGCCCGACCTGGTGGGACGCGCCACCTGGACGGAACTCGACGATGCCTTGCACAGGGCCGATATCGTCGCCGTCACGCTGCCCCTGACCGACAGCACGCGTGGCCTGATGGGCCGGCGCGAGTTCGCGCTGATGAAGCCCGGCGCCATCTTTGTCAACGGCGCCCGCGGCCAGATCGTGCAGGAAGACGCGCTGCTTGCGGCGCTCGACAGCGGCCACCTGCGCGCGGCCGGGCTGGACGTCTTCGCCACCGAGCCCCTGCCTCAGGATTCACCGCTGCGCAGCCATCCCAAGGTGACAGCCCTGCCCCATATCGGCTCGGCCACGCATGAGACCCGGCGTGCCATGGCCGATCTCGCTACGCGCAACCTGCTGGACGCGCTCGCCGGACGGCAACCCGTCGCGCGCTTCGACCTGGCGGCCTTTGCCGTCCAGGCAGCCGCCTGA
- a CDS encoding transporter substrate-binding domain-containing protein, with the protein MNVQRLLRRVAAPVLTLLVLTSAAFTAQAQTVAEIVKKGKVTIGVVTGAPPFGTTDATGKPAGYDVDVANLLGKYLGVPVDIVPLTSPSRIPALEAGKVDFLVATLAPTPERARAIMFSAPYSAFELTIFAPVAAKYAKLTELGKKKVGVTRGTTQDSALTRLAVPGMNIVRFEDDATCAQALISNQVEAIALPNTTGNEIMKARGAGKFDAKFAFSVQPNSMAVRRDAFELRQWLNTTISYVKLNGELDAIAQKWTGKSLPALQAF; encoded by the coding sequence ATGAACGTCCAACGCTTGTTGCGCCGCGTAGCCGCGCCCGTGCTGACTCTACTGGTCCTGACCAGCGCCGCTTTCACCGCCCAGGCGCAGACCGTCGCCGAGATCGTCAAGAAGGGCAAGGTCACCATCGGCGTGGTGACCGGCGCCCCGCCCTTCGGCACCACGGACGCCACCGGCAAACCCGCCGGCTATGACGTCGACGTGGCCAACCTGCTGGGCAAGTACCTGGGCGTTCCGGTCGATATCGTTCCGCTCACCTCGCCCAGCCGGATTCCGGCGCTGGAGGCCGGCAAGGTCGATTTCCTGGTCGCCACGCTGGCGCCGACGCCCGAGCGGGCGCGGGCCATCATGTTCAGTGCGCCCTACAGCGCGTTCGAGCTGACCATCTTTGCTCCCGTCGCTGCCAAGTACGCCAAGCTGACTGAGCTCGGGAAGAAGAAGGTAGGCGTGACGCGCGGCACCACGCAGGACAGCGCGCTGACCCGCCTGGCCGTGCCCGGCATGAACATCGTCCGCTTCGAGGACGATGCCACCTGCGCGCAGGCCCTGATCAGCAACCAGGTAGAAGCCATTGCCCTGCCCAATACCACCGGCAACGAGATCATGAAGGCGCGCGGCGCCGGCAAGTTCGACGCCAAGTTCGCGTTCTCGGTGCAACCCAATTCGATGGCCGTGCGCCGCGACGCCTTCGAGCTGCGCCAATGGCTCAACACCACCATCTCCTACGTCAAGCTTAACGGCGAACTCGACGCCATTGCGCAGAAGTGGACCGGCAAGTCGCTGCCCGCGCTGCAAGCGTTCTGA
- a CDS encoding sugar phosphate isomerase/epimerase family protein, translating into MSQWQADGASRPPVLISLTAYGADLALRDGQAALARIAAAAGADGVEFRGELQRGHKDEVIEQREVAQQHGLSVVWSSPEGLWNDAGSLDAAALDRAFTTALALGATRVKMSLGGYREGMALEALLPWLRHDGIELVVENDQTAQAGTVPPLRDFFARTRALSKTVPMTFDMGNWHWTGEDPLDAAQVLGAGVGYVHCKGVQRTPAKWIAVPLDQSAAPWRSVLRRLPTHVARAIEFPLQGEDLVQVTRGHVELLRSVEVPA; encoded by the coding sequence ATGAGCCAGTGGCAAGCAGATGGTGCTTCGCGCCCGCCGGTGCTGATCTCGCTGACGGCCTATGGCGCCGACCTCGCCCTTCGCGACGGGCAGGCTGCGCTCGCGCGGATTGCCGCGGCAGCCGGCGCGGACGGCGTGGAATTCCGCGGCGAACTCCAGCGCGGGCACAAGGATGAAGTCATTGAACAGCGCGAGGTCGCCCAGCAGCATGGGCTGAGCGTGGTCTGGTCCAGCCCGGAAGGCCTCTGGAATGACGCAGGCAGCCTCGATGCCGCCGCGCTCGACCGTGCCTTCACCACCGCGCTGGCGCTCGGTGCGACCCGGGTCAAGATGTCGCTTGGCGGCTATCGGGAAGGCATGGCGCTGGAAGCATTGCTTCCCTGGCTGCGGCACGATGGCATCGAACTGGTCGTGGAAAACGACCAGACCGCCCAGGCCGGCACCGTGCCGCCGCTGCGCGACTTCTTCGCGCGTACCAGGGCGCTCAGCAAGACCGTGCCGATGACCTTCGACATGGGCAACTGGCACTGGACCGGCGAAGACCCACTCGACGCCGCGCAGGTCCTCGGCGCCGGCGTCGGCTACGTGCACTGCAAAGGCGTGCAGCGCACGCCTGCCAAATGGATCGCGGTGCCGCTTGACCAGTCGGCGGCACCCTGGCGCAGCGTCTTGCGCCGCCTGCCCACGCACGTTGCGCGTGCGATCGAATTCCCGCTGCAAGGCGAAGATCTGGTGCAGGTCACGCGCGGTCATGTCGAACTGCTGCGTTCGGTGGAGGTCCCCGCATGA
- a CDS encoding AraC family transcriptional regulator: MSDPLSEVISLLQPRAVFSKSISGAGRWGVRYADFGQPSFCAVLEGSCRLAVDGHHALTLEAGDFVLLPATPGFTLSGFEPVAPERIDPKVTSAPMGEVRHGRRGGRPDVRLLGGYFVFDSSNAALLVSLLPALVHVRGAERLSAIVRLVGEESGERRSGRELVLTRLVEVLLIEALRSTSGEDAPPGLLRGLADARLASAMRQMHADPARAWTVAQLAKKAALSRSTFFERFTRAVGMPPMEYLIAWRMAVAKDLLRRHDFGIAEVAERVGYGSASTFSTAFSRHVGQPPSLFARKR; encoded by the coding sequence ATGAGCGATCCCCTGTCAGAAGTCATTTCGCTGCTTCAGCCGCGTGCCGTGTTCTCCAAGTCCATCAGCGGCGCCGGCCGCTGGGGGGTTCGCTACGCTGACTTCGGCCAGCCAAGCTTCTGCGCCGTGCTCGAGGGCAGCTGTCGTCTCGCCGTCGACGGCCACCATGCCCTCACGCTTGAGGCGGGCGACTTCGTGCTTCTGCCGGCAACGCCGGGCTTCACCTTGTCGGGTTTTGAGCCGGTGGCGCCCGAGCGCATCGACCCCAAGGTGACATCCGCGCCGATGGGCGAAGTCCGTCACGGCAGGCGCGGTGGACGTCCCGATGTGCGCCTGCTCGGCGGCTACTTTGTCTTCGACTCGTCCAATGCCGCGTTACTGGTGTCGCTGTTGCCGGCGCTGGTGCATGTGCGCGGCGCCGAGCGGCTTTCGGCCATCGTTCGGCTCGTCGGCGAGGAATCGGGTGAACGGAGGTCGGGGCGCGAGCTGGTGCTCACGCGCCTGGTGGAGGTGCTGCTGATCGAAGCGCTGCGCTCAACGTCGGGGGAGGATGCGCCCCCGGGCTTGCTGCGCGGCCTGGCCGATGCCCGACTCGCGTCAGCGATGCGGCAGATGCACGCCGATCCCGCGCGCGCGTGGACAGTGGCCCAACTGGCAAAGAAGGCCGCGCTCTCGCGCTCGACCTTTTTTGAGCGCTTCACGCGCGCCGTGGGAATGCCACCGATGGAATACCTGATCGCCTGGCGCATGGCTGTGGCGAAGGACCTGCTCCGTCGCCATGACTTCGGGATCGCCGAGGTTGCCGAACGGGTCGGCTACGGCTCGGCAAGTACCTTCAGCACCGCGTTCAGCCGGCACGTCGGCCAGCCACCGAGTCTCTTCGCGCGCAAACGCTAG
- a CDS encoding shikimate dehydrogenase family protein — protein sequence MPGSIPTLCGSIMGEPFTFNVRIHNAAYRALGIDYTFVCFGVQDVPGAVQSIRSLGVRGMNVSMPHKQAVIAHLDHLDETARAIGAVNTINNIDGVLTGYNTDCIGAVRAFREVTEVGGKRIALLGAGGAARAMAYGLREAGARVTVFNRTAARGEELAAELGLRFGGGLTDFRAADFDMLANATAAGFRAPDVNPVAGQLAAHLIVMDAAFIPVRSKLIRDAAALGCRTIDGTRMMLHQACAQVEFYTGCARAPIEAMETALLEDIARLS from the coding sequence ATGCCCGGTTCCATTCCCACGCTGTGCGGCTCGATCATGGGCGAGCCCTTCACCTTCAATGTGCGCATCCACAATGCCGCCTACCGGGCGCTCGGGATCGACTACACCTTTGTGTGCTTCGGGGTGCAGGACGTGCCCGGCGCCGTGCAATCGATCCGCTCGCTCGGCGTGCGCGGCATGAATGTCTCGATGCCGCACAAGCAGGCCGTGATCGCGCACCTCGACCATCTCGACGAGACCGCCCGCGCCATCGGCGCGGTCAACACCATCAACAATATCGATGGCGTGCTGACCGGCTACAACACCGACTGCATCGGCGCCGTCCGGGCATTCCGGGAGGTGACGGAAGTGGGCGGCAAGCGCATTGCGCTGCTGGGCGCGGGCGGCGCGGCGCGGGCGATGGCCTATGGCCTGCGCGAGGCCGGCGCCAGGGTGACCGTGTTCAACCGCACCGCCGCGCGCGGCGAGGAACTGGCCGCCGAGCTTGGCCTGCGCTTTGGCGGCGGGCTGACGGACTTCCGCGCGGCGGATTTCGACATGCTCGCCAACGCGACCGCCGCCGGCTTTCGGGCCCCCGATGTCAACCCGGTCGCCGGACAGCTCGCCGCACACCTGATCGTCATGGACGCTGCGTTCATCCCGGTCAGGAGCAAGCTGATCCGCGATGCCGCCGCGCTTGGCTGCCGCACCATCGACGGCACGCGCATGATGCTGCACCAGGCGTGCGCCCAGGTCGAGTTCTACACCGGCTGCGCACGCGCGCCGATCGAGGCGATGGAGACGGCGCTGCTTGAGGACATTGCGCGCCTGTCTTGA
- a CDS encoding SDR family oxidoreductase, translating to MKTVLITGCSSGYGLETARHFHAQGWNVIATMRTPNDDLLPRSHRIRVLALDVTKPDSIAAALAASGPIDVLVNNAGIGLFGAFEATPMATTREVFETNTFGVMAMTQAVLPQFRARRSGVVVNVTSSTTLAPMPMVAVYTASKMAIEGFTESLAFELEAFNVSVKLVEPGYGPTTRFTSNGGPRMEGLIPEAYASFAQRIFASLSQPAAVTTEADVAEAVWRAAKDRSGLLRFPAGADAVALAHLR from the coding sequence ATGAAAACCGTGCTGATTACCGGCTGCTCCTCTGGCTATGGCCTTGAAACCGCGCGCCACTTCCACGCGCAGGGCTGGAACGTCATCGCCACCATGCGAACGCCGAACGATGACCTGTTGCCCCGATCCCACCGGATCCGCGTGCTGGCGCTCGACGTGACGAAGCCCGACAGCATCGCCGCTGCGCTTGCAGCGAGCGGGCCCATCGACGTGCTAGTCAACAACGCGGGCATCGGCCTGTTTGGCGCCTTCGAGGCCACGCCGATGGCCACGACGCGCGAGGTGTTCGAGACCAACACCTTCGGCGTGATGGCGATGACCCAGGCGGTGCTGCCCCAGTTCCGTGCGCGCAGGTCGGGCGTGGTGGTAAACGTGACCTCGAGCACGACGCTGGCGCCGATGCCGATGGTGGCCGTCTACACCGCGAGCAAGATGGCCATCGAAGGCTTCACCGAGTCGCTCGCGTTCGAGCTCGAAGCGTTCAACGTGAGCGTGAAACTGGTCGAGCCAGGCTATGGACCGACCACGCGCTTTACCAGCAACGGGGGACCGCGCATGGAGGGCCTGATCCCAGAGGCATACGCGTCTTTCGCGCAGCGCATCTTTGCTTCACTCTCGCAGCCGGCAGCGGTGACAACCGAGGCCGATGTGGCCGAAGCGGTTTGGCGTGCCGCCAAAGATAGGTCCGGGCTGCTTCGGTTTCCGGCAGGTGCCGATGCGGTAGCGCTGGCTCATTTGAGATAA
- a CDS encoding amino acid ABC transporter ATP-binding protein, with protein sequence MSIVEAQGVHKSYGAVEVLKGVSFAIEPGQVVAIIGRSGSGKSTMLRCLNGLETINAGNITVAGHKLDHDRKRLLDLRRDVGMVFQSYNLFPHLTAGENIALAPSIVKKMAASKIDGIVDQVLTQVGLLDKKDCYPEQLSGGQQQRVAIARSLAMEPKVMLFDEVTSALDPELTAEVLRVMETLAASGMTMVLVTHEMEFARRMAHTTIFMHQGKVHEAGPSQALFAQPRTPELQQFLSAGALK encoded by the coding sequence ATGTCAATCGTTGAAGCACAAGGCGTCCACAAGTCTTATGGCGCCGTCGAAGTCCTGAAGGGCGTGTCGTTTGCGATCGAGCCTGGCCAGGTGGTCGCCATCATCGGCCGCAGCGGCTCCGGCAAGAGCACCATGCTTCGTTGCCTGAACGGCCTGGAGACGATCAACGCCGGCAACATCACCGTCGCCGGGCACAAGCTGGATCACGACCGCAAGCGCTTGCTCGACCTGCGCCGCGACGTGGGCATGGTGTTCCAGAGCTACAACCTGTTTCCGCACCTGACCGCGGGCGAGAACATCGCGCTGGCGCCGTCCATCGTGAAGAAGATGGCCGCAAGCAAGATCGACGGCATCGTCGACCAGGTGCTGACCCAGGTCGGACTGCTCGACAAGAAGGACTGCTACCCCGAGCAACTGTCGGGCGGCCAGCAGCAGCGCGTGGCCATCGCCCGTTCGCTGGCGATGGAGCCCAAGGTGATGCTGTTCGACGAGGTCACCTCCGCGCTCGACCCCGAGCTGACGGCGGAAGTGCTTCGGGTCATGGAAACCCTGGCCGCCTCCGGCATGACCATGGTGCTGGTCACGCATGAGATGGAATTCGCGCGCCGCATGGCGCATACCACCATCTTCATGCACCAGGGCAAGGTGCACGAGGCGGGCCCGTCGCAGGCGCTGTTCGCGCAGCCGCGGACACCGGAACTGCAGCAATTCCTCAGCGCGGGAGCACTGAAATGA
- a CDS encoding sugar kinase: MSTDLDVVTLGEAMLMLVAGEAGPLEGAQTFHKRTAGAETNVAIGLSRLGLKVGWASRLGDDSMARYLLGEVQREGVDCSQVVCAPGERTGFQFKGRVDDGSDPPVEYHRRGSAASRMNPEHLDGRWLRRSRHLHVTGVFPALAAGTQAATRQAIATMQAAGRTISFDPNLRPTLWATPELMRETLNDLAQQCDWVLPGIEEGRFLTGHAEPERIAAFYRARGARLVVVKLGADGAYFDGEGGTGHVEAFSVERVVDTVGAGDGFAVGVISALLEGRSVSDAVRRGAWIGARAVQVRGDTEGLPTHAQLAAASL, translated from the coding sequence ATGAGCACCGATCTTGACGTAGTCACCCTGGGCGAGGCGATGCTGATGCTGGTCGCCGGCGAAGCCGGGCCGCTCGAAGGCGCGCAGACCTTCCACAAGCGCACCGCCGGTGCCGAGACCAACGTGGCCATCGGCCTGTCGCGCCTGGGCCTGAAGGTCGGATGGGCCAGCCGGTTGGGCGACGACTCGATGGCCCGCTACCTGCTCGGTGAAGTGCAGCGCGAAGGCGTGGATTGCAGCCAGGTGGTGTGCGCGCCCGGTGAACGCACCGGCTTCCAGTTCAAGGGCCGGGTCGACGACGGCAGCGATCCTCCCGTCGAATACCACCGCCGCGGCTCGGCGGCGAGCCGCATGAACCCGGAACACCTCGACGGCAGGTGGCTGCGGCGCTCGCGGCATCTGCACGTCACCGGCGTGTTCCCCGCGCTGGCCGCAGGCACGCAGGCTGCCACGCGCCAGGCCATCGCCACCATGCAAGCCGCCGGCCGCACGATCTCGTTCGATCCCAACCTGCGGCCCACGCTGTGGGCCACGCCCGAGTTGATGCGGGAGACGCTGAACGACCTGGCGCAGCAGTGCGACTGGGTGCTGCCCGGCATCGAAGAGGGCCGCTTTCTCACCGGCCACGCCGAGCCGGAACGCATTGCCGCCTTCTACCGTGCGCGCGGCGCCAGGCTGGTGGTGGTGAAGCTTGGAGCCGACGGCGCCTATTTCGATGGCGAAGGCGGCACCGGCCATGTCGAGGCATTCAGCGTCGAGCGTGTCGTCGACACCGTTGGTGCCGGCGATGGCTTTGCCGTGGGCGTGATCAGCGCGCTGCTGGAGGGCCGGTCAGTAAGCGACGCCGTCCGGCGCGGCGCCTGGATCGGCGCCCGCGCGGTGCAGGTGCGGGGCGATACCGAAGGCCTGCCGACCCATGCCCAGCTGGCGGCCGCCAGTTTGTGA
- a CDS encoding amino acid ABC transporter permease, translated as MITEFSWNHLEILLLAARWTLWVTLLAFVGGTLAGFLVALARTSRSPLLRLASTAYIQVVQGTPVLIVLFLSYYGLSVLGLKLSPMVAAMLAMSIYASAYLGEIWRGCIEAVPQGQWEASEALALTRWQQLRHVVLPQAVRLALPPTVGFSVQLVKNTSITSIIGVIELTRAGQLINNATFQPFAVFVVVALVYFALCFPLSAAARRMERRFHVNR; from the coding sequence ATGATCACCGAGTTTTCCTGGAATCATCTTGAAATCCTGCTGCTGGCGGCACGCTGGACGCTGTGGGTGACCCTGCTCGCCTTCGTCGGCGGCACGCTGGCCGGTTTCCTGGTGGCGCTGGCGCGTACCTCCAGAAGCCCGCTGCTGCGCCTGGCCAGCACGGCCTATATCCAGGTCGTGCAAGGGACGCCGGTGCTGATCGTGCTGTTCCTGAGCTACTACGGACTCTCCGTGCTCGGGCTCAAGCTGTCGCCGATGGTCGCGGCCATGCTGGCGATGTCGATCTACGCCAGCGCCTATCTTGGCGAGATCTGGCGCGGCTGCATCGAAGCCGTGCCGCAAGGACAGTGGGAAGCCAGCGAAGCGCTCGCCCTCACCCGCTGGCAGCAGCTGCGCCACGTGGTGCTGCCGCAGGCGGTACGGCTGGCCTTGCCGCCCACGGTGGGGTTCTCGGTCCAGCTGGTCAAGAACACCTCGATCACTTCCATCATCGGCGTCATCGAACTGACCCGCGCCGGCCAGCTGATCAACAACGCGACCTTCCAGCCCTTCGCGGTCTTCGTCGTCGTCGCACTTGTCTACTTCGCGCTCTGCTTCCCGCTTTCGGCGGCGGCCCGGCGCATGGAAAGGAGGTTCCATGTCAATCGTTGA
- a CDS encoding LacI family DNA-binding transcriptional regulator: MPRPVIRPVSDQKPAEKLTIQDVADYAGVSKATVSRYLNRGGEQLSADVEARVAAAIRALGYSPSPMAQGLKRGKSRLIGLVVADVSNSFSVAVLRGVEKACRDAGYMVMLFNLGNDEQLEREAIRSLSAYRVEGFILHTLGHDAGALADAAQLGKPVVLVDRKVGDAEVDLVALDNQTAVQEAAGHLVEAGYRHLLFISEPIKAISSRNERARAFQAFVAEHADTVGGTVFEAQRGDDDALDEALRALRRGAGQAPVAVLAANAVISLRVAASAARLGWQLGADLGLIGFDDPEWAALVGPGLSAISQPTDDIGRVATNCLIERLQGAQLPPRRVLLPGTLVTRGSTRRA; encoded by the coding sequence ATGCCGCGCCCCGTTATCCGACCTGTGTCCGACCAGAAACCCGCAGAGAAACTTACCATCCAGGACGTTGCCGACTATGCGGGCGTCTCCAAGGCAACCGTATCGCGCTACCTGAACCGGGGCGGCGAGCAGTTGTCCGCGGACGTGGAGGCGCGCGTGGCCGCGGCCATCCGCGCGCTCGGCTATAGCCCCAGCCCGATGGCGCAGGGGCTCAAGCGCGGCAAGTCGCGCCTGATCGGCCTGGTGGTCGCCGATGTCTCCAATTCATTCTCGGTGGCCGTGCTGCGCGGCGTTGAGAAGGCCTGCCGCGACGCCGGCTATATGGTGATGCTGTTCAACCTCGGCAATGACGAGCAACTGGAGCGCGAAGCCATTCGCTCGCTGTCGGCCTACCGGGTCGAGGGCTTTATCCTGCATACGCTGGGCCACGATGCCGGCGCCCTGGCCGATGCGGCGCAGTTGGGCAAGCCAGTGGTGCTGGTCGACCGCAAGGTCGGCGACGCCGAAGTCGACCTGGTGGCCCTGGACAACCAGACCGCCGTCCAGGAAGCCGCCGGCCATCTGGTCGAAGCCGGCTACCGGCACCTGCTCTTCATCAGCGAGCCGATCAAGGCCATCAGCTCGCGCAATGAGCGGGCGCGCGCGTTCCAGGCCTTTGTCGCCGAACACGCGGACACGGTTGGCGGGACCGTTTTTGAAGCCCAGAGAGGTGACGACGATGCCCTGGATGAAGCGCTCCGCGCGCTGCGCCGTGGCGCCGGACAGGCACCCGTTGCCGTGCTGGCGGCCAACGCGGTGATCTCGCTGCGCGTGGCCGCATCAGCCGCCAGACTGGGGTGGCAACTTGGCGCCGACCTGGGCCTGATCGGTTTCGATGATCCGGAATGGGCTGCACTGGTTGGTCCTGGCCTCAGCGCCATTTCCCAGCCCACCGACGATATCGGGCGCGTCGCCACCAACTGCCTGATCGAGCGCCTGCAAGGCGCGCAACTGCCGCCGCGCCGGGTGCTGTTGCCCGGCACGCTGGTCACGCGCGGATCCACCCGCCGCGCCTGA